A part of Prolixibacteraceae bacterium genomic DNA contains:
- a CDS encoding YihY/virulence factor BrkB family protein: MKWNKTYLRRRWLSIFIHARKITIPMMGGVPLYDFIVFFLRGIIGGRLSVRASAIAFNLFVAMFPTIIFLFTLLPYIPIEGFREQMMSFMYQAMPHNAYYAIEGTINDVLTQQHGGLLSFGFIAALIFSTSGIDAMISAFNTSLHTVESRTLLNQRLVALFLVGLLTLFVTIAIACIVVGKYVYSWLITKGILEDNIFSFLLNMLRWIVGFGFLYCAYSCLYMFAPAKRAKWSSVSIGGAIAAVLTIFISTGFTYYIDNFGRYNKLYGSIGAMLVVLMWLYLNSYSLIIGFEFNTSLKEAGSRLNRQSKRKKISLLSIFE, encoded by the coding sequence ATGAAGTGGAATAAAACGTATCTAAGACGACGTTGGTTGTCTATATTTATTCATGCTAGGAAAATTACGATCCCAATGATGGGAGGCGTACCTCTCTATGATTTTATTGTTTTCTTTTTAAGAGGAATCATTGGTGGTCGTCTGAGTGTGAGGGCATCTGCTATTGCTTTTAACCTTTTCGTTGCAATGTTTCCTACGATTATCTTTCTTTTTACATTGCTACCTTACATTCCTATTGAGGGTTTTAGAGAACAGATGATGAGCTTTATGTATCAGGCCATGCCTCATAATGCGTATTATGCCATTGAAGGGACTATTAATGATGTGTTGACACAACAGCATGGAGGTTTGTTGAGTTTTGGTTTTATCGCGGCATTGATTTTCTCCACAAGTGGTATTGATGCAATGATTAGTGCCTTTAATACGTCTCTTCATACTGTAGAGTCTCGCACATTGCTTAACCAACGACTCGTTGCACTCTTCTTGGTCGGGTTATTAACACTGTTTGTAACTATTGCAATAGCCTGTATTGTAGTAGGTAAATATGTTTATTCATGGCTTATCACAAAGGGAATATTAGAAGATAATATATTCTCATTTCTATTGAATATGCTAAGGTGGATTGTTGGTTTTGGGTTCTTATACTGTGCCTATAGCTGCTTGTATATGTTTGCACCTGCTAAAAGAGCAAAGTGGTCTAGTGTGTCAATAGGAGGTGCTATAGCTGCTGTCTTGACCATTTTCATCTCTACAGGCTTTACCTATTATATTGATAATTTTGGGCGATATAATAAGCTATATGGATCCATTGGTGCCATGTTGGTTGTTTTGATGTGGTTGTATCTAAACTCTTACTCATTGATTATTGGTTTTGAATTTAATACGAGCCTCAAAGAAGCTGGTTCGCGACTTAACCGTCAATCTAAGAGAAAAAAGATATCTTTACTCTCGATTTTTGAATAG
- the ruvC gene encoding crossover junction endodeoxyribonuclease RuvC: protein MGYGVIEVSNKKLKLISMGVVKTSDFQTHYDKIHHIFQRTLSLVKQYDPDEVALEAPFFGKNVQSMLKLGRAQGVAMVAALSMDKKVFEYAPLKIKQSITGSGGASKEQVAYFLKSMFKIEILPKELDATDGLAAAVCHHLQQKNPLQKSGASSWSEFVKKNPNKVVK from the coding sequence ATGGGGTATGGGGTGATAGAGGTATCTAATAAAAAGTTAAAGCTAATCTCGATGGGAGTAGTGAAGACCTCAGATTTTCAGACTCATTACGATAAAATTCACCATATTTTTCAACGTACATTGTCTTTAGTTAAGCAGTATGATCCTGATGAAGTCGCCCTTGAGGCTCCTTTCTTTGGTAAGAATGTACAGTCGATGTTGAAACTGGGGCGTGCGCAAGGGGTTGCTATGGTGGCGGCTCTATCTATGGATAAAAAGGTGTTTGAATATGCTCCGTTGAAAATAAAACAGTCGATTACAGGAAGTGGTGGTGCAAGCAAAGAGCAGGTCGCTTACTTTCTAAAGAGTATGTTCAAAATAGAGATATTACCCAAAGAGCTAGATGCTACTGATGGTTTGGCTGCTGCTGTATGTCATCATCTTCAACAGAAGAACCCACTACAAAAATCAGGAGCATCCTCTTGGTCTGAGTTTGTAAAGAAGAATCCCAATAAAGTGGTTAAATAG
- the deoD gene encoding purine-nucleoside phosphorylase — MSVHNEAKKGDIAETILLPGDPQRAKFIAENFLEDVVCYNKVRGMLGYTGTYKGKRISVQGTGMGIPSISIVATELITEYGCENLIRIGTCGSMQEDVHVRDLILGQGACTDSNVNRIRFGGKDYAAIADFGLLTKAYSKAVEKGFTTHVGNILSSDTFYHDEHLGDTSRAWRDFGIMAVEMEATALYTIAAKYRKKALTILTVSDHIITGEATTAEERQNTFTKMMEVALELA, encoded by the coding sequence ATGAGTGTACATAACGAAGCAAAAAAAGGAGATATCGCTGAAACTATCCTACTTCCTGGAGATCCTCAAAGAGCGAAATTTATCGCAGAGAACTTCCTTGAAGATGTAGTATGTTATAACAAGGTACGTGGTATGTTGGGATATACTGGTACATACAAAGGGAAAAGAATCAGCGTTCAAGGTACTGGTATGGGAATACCATCCATCTCTATTGTAGCAACGGAGCTTATTACGGAATATGGTTGCGAAAACCTTATCCGTATTGGAACATGTGGTTCAATGCAGGAAGATGTTCATGTAAGAGACCTTATCTTAGGACAAGGTGCATGTACAGACAGTAATGTCAATCGTATTCGCTTTGGAGGGAAAGACTATGCAGCTATTGCCGACTTTGGTTTATTAACCAAAGCATACAGCAAAGCAGTAGAGAAAGGGTTTACTACTCACGTAGGAAACATCCTAAGTTCAGATACATTCTATCACGATGAGCACTTAGGAGATACTTCTAGAGCATGGAGAGATTTTGGCATTATGGCAGTTGAAATGGAAGCAACAGCACTTTACACGATTGCGGCAAAATACCGTAAAAAGGCGTTGACTATTCTAACTGTGAGTGACCACATTATTACAGGTGAGGCAACCACCGCAGAAGAAAGACAGAACACTTTCACTAAGATGATGGAAGTGGCATTAGAACTTGCATAA
- a CDS encoding nucleoside deaminase, with translation MQPFDDAYYMKQALLEAENALQEGEIPIGAIIVSEGRVIGRGHNRTETLNDVTAHAEMQAITAAAETLGGKYLKDCTLYVTVEPCIMCAGALGWSQISKVVYGTGDNQRGYSNIAPKAFHPKTEIIGGILEDDCKELMTQFFRNKR, from the coding sequence ATTCAACCATTTGACGATGCATACTATATGAAACAAGCCCTTTTAGAAGCAGAGAATGCACTACAAGAGGGTGAAATTCCTATAGGTGCCATCATAGTATCTGAAGGAAGGGTAATTGGACGTGGACATAATCGTACAGAGACACTAAACGATGTGACAGCTCATGCCGAGATGCAAGCCATCACAGCAGCAGCAGAAACTCTAGGCGGCAAATACCTCAAGGATTGCACCCTTTATGTGACCGTTGAACCTTGCATTATGTGTGCTGGTGCTTTAGGTTGGTCTCAGATAAGCAAAGTCGTATACGGAACCGGAGACAACCAAAGAGGATATAGCAATATTGCCCCTAAAGCATTTCATCCAAAGACCGAAATTATAGGTGGTATTTTAGAAGACGATTGCAAAGAGTTGATGACACAATTCTTTAGAAATAAGCGTTAA
- a CDS encoding 3-phosphoshikimate 1-carboxyvinyltransferase, which translates to MKFKIDKTDKNLLGTVTLPASKSICNRALIINALSSTPIEIENISESDDTKVMLKALTFENNTVDIGHAGTAMRFLTAFFSQKEGEWIMTGSQRMKQRPIGVLVDALRDMGADISYMEKEGYPPLQINGKKLKGGELSLDGSVSSQYISAILMLAPTLSEGIELTLTNRVISRSYIELTLNMMKHFGVDSTFEGNTVKISPQTYQAEEFLCESDWTGASYIYQIAALCENVDLTLPYLFKNSLQGDCAIIEWFEKFGVTTTETEKGLKLQKQGGFTENKLVLDFILNPDVAQTMAVLCGLLNIPFHFTGLETLKIKETDRIHALQVECGKMGMILTEPVEGALAWDGTWDEDKKQDPCTFDTYKDHRMAMAYAAVGMFKHPIYINEPMVVTKSFPRFWDDMKNIGFTVENVTV; encoded by the coding sequence ATGAAATTTAAGATAGATAAAACAGATAAAAACCTTTTAGGAACGGTTACTCTTCCGGCATCTAAAAGTATATGTAATAGAGCACTAATCATCAATGCACTCTCTTCCACTCCTATCGAGATTGAGAACATCTCTGAAAGTGATGACACCAAAGTGATGCTTAAAGCATTGACTTTTGAAAACAACACAGTAGATATTGGACATGCTGGTACCGCAATGAGATTCTTGACCGCCTTCTTTTCACAAAAAGAGGGGGAGTGGATTATGACAGGTTCCCAACGAATGAAACAACGCCCTATTGGTGTATTGGTAGATGCCCTGCGCGACATGGGTGCAGATATTAGCTATATGGAAAAAGAGGGCTATCCTCCTCTTCAAATCAATGGAAAGAAACTTAAAGGAGGAGAACTTTCATTGGACGGAAGTGTTAGTAGTCAGTATATATCTGCAATTCTAATGTTAGCTCCGACGCTAAGTGAAGGGATTGAACTCACGCTAACAAACCGAGTGATTTCGAGATCCTACATAGAGCTAACACTAAATATGATGAAACACTTTGGAGTAGACTCTACTTTCGAAGGGAACACCGTAAAAATCTCACCTCAAACATATCAAGCTGAAGAGTTTCTATGTGAGAGCGACTGGACAGGTGCATCTTATATCTATCAGATTGCTGCACTATGTGAAAATGTGGACCTTACTCTTCCTTATCTATTTAAGAATAGCCTACAAGGAGACTGCGCCATCATTGAATGGTTCGAGAAATTTGGCGTGACAACCACTGAAACAGAGAAAGGATTAAAACTTCAAAAACAAGGTGGGTTTACTGAGAATAAACTTGTTCTTGATTTTATTCTTAACCCTGATGTTGCACAAACGATGGCGGTACTCTGTGGACTTCTAAATATACCATTCCATTTTACGGGTTTAGAGACTTTGAAGATCAAAGAGACAGATCGCATTCATGCGCTACAAGTGGAATGTGGAAAGATGGGAATGATACTTACAGAACCTGTAGAAGGTGCATTGGCATGGGATGGCACATGGGATGAAGACAAAAAACAAGACCCTTGTACTTTTGACACATACAAAGACCATCGTATGGCTATGGCATATGCTGCAGTAGGAATGTTTAAGCACCCTATCTATATCAATGAGCCTATGGTAGTAACAAAATCATTTCCTCGATTCTGGGATGACATGAAAAACATTGGTTTTACTGTTGAAAATGTAACCGTTTAA
- the aroB gene encoding 3-dehydroquinate synthase, protein MIKEAKLHSDVVITNQVVDEVKDLLSQYENRSIFVFTDINTTNFCLPIFSDLFSQYAISYYEMQHGEDNKSLNTVVEMWDFLGKHGADRKSLVIQIGGGLLTDIGGFAASTFKRGMDFVNIPTTLLSQVDASVGGKTGFNYHGLKNEIGVIRQPNRVIIDPIFLKTLDDSHLISGYAEMLKHGFIFDKEHLNKLLDVDILNIDTQELAALIQRSIEIKDHFVYIDPNEKGIRKALNFGHTVGHALESLFIEHHVHPQHGYAVAWGMIAELYLSAVKKGLSIDVADNYSDKLIHIFGVPPIKIDASQHDRLLQWVSKDKKNEGKKVNFTLLSDVGTFSINEGAESNEVIESIEYLIKKTNI, encoded by the coding sequence ATGATAAAAGAGGCCAAGTTACATTCAGACGTTGTCATCACGAATCAAGTCGTAGATGAAGTAAAAGATCTCCTTTCACAATACGAAAATAGATCAATTTTTGTATTTACTGATATAAATACTACTAACTTTTGTTTACCTATATTTTCTGACCTCTTCTCTCAGTATGCTATCTCTTATTATGAAATGCAACACGGAGAGGATAATAAGTCTCTGAATACTGTAGTAGAGATGTGGGACTTCTTAGGAAAACATGGAGCCGATCGTAAATCTCTTGTAATTCAGATAGGTGGAGGACTTCTTACAGACATCGGAGGTTTTGCGGCATCTACGTTCAAAAGAGGAATGGATTTCGTAAATATCCCTACAACCCTGTTATCTCAGGTCGATGCATCTGTTGGTGGAAAAACAGGATTCAACTACCATGGTCTGAAAAATGAAATTGGAGTCATCCGTCAACCAAACAGAGTAATTATCGATCCTATATTCCTGAAAACACTTGACGATAGCCATCTTATATCAGGATACGCAGAGATGCTTAAACATGGTTTCATCTTCGACAAAGAACACCTGAATAAGTTGTTGGATGTGGATATCTTAAATATCGACACACAGGAACTCGCAGCACTAATTCAACGAAGCATAGAGATCAAAGACCATTTTGTATATATTGATCCAAATGAGAAAGGCATACGTAAAGCACTTAACTTTGGACACACAGTAGGGCATGCATTAGAGAGTCTATTTATTGAACACCACGTACATCCTCAACATGGTTATGCTGTTGCCTGGGGTATGATAGCAGAACTATACCTATCTGCAGTGAAAAAAGGACTCTCAATCGATGTGGCTGACAACTACTCGGATAAATTAATCCATATTTTTGGGGTTCCACCAATTAAAATCGATGCTTCTCAACACGACAGGCTACTTCAGTGGGTATCAAAAGACAAGAAAAATGAAGGTAAGAAAGTCAACTTTACCCTTCTTTCAGATGTTGGTACTTTTAGTATTAATGAAGGTGCAGAGAGCAACGAAGTGATTGAGTCCATTGAATATTTAATCAAGAAAACGAACATCTAA
- a CDS encoding YjjG family noncanonical pyrimidine nucleotidase, with protein MFKKSSNTKTLLIDLDHTLWDFDANSKVALKEAMDHMNILDWVDNYDLFFAEYEKINTEYWVRYRKKEIDKEKLIIGRFEDTFAKVLPKAKGLGLRLNECYLEYMPLQSKLMPGAWEFLEYASGKYRIVLITNGFRVVQRKKLYTSKIDQFVDHVVTSEEVGSPKPSPKIFQHALSCANTRKADAIMIGDSLEADVKGALAMGIPTIYFTDDKLSGSEIKESNNLLSITNDWYWIKEQL; from the coding sequence ATGTTCAAGAAATCCAGTAATACCAAAACGTTATTAATTGATTTAGATCATACTTTATGGGATTTTGATGCAAACTCTAAGGTTGCTTTGAAAGAAGCGATGGATCATATGAATATCTTAGATTGGGTAGATAATTATGATCTATTTTTTGCAGAATATGAGAAGATTAATACAGAATATTGGGTACGTTATCGTAAAAAAGAGATTGATAAAGAGAAGTTAATCATTGGTCGCTTCGAAGATACTTTTGCAAAAGTGCTACCTAAAGCAAAAGGGCTGGGACTTCGACTTAACGAATGTTATTTAGAGTATATGCCATTGCAGTCGAAACTTATGCCCGGAGCATGGGAATTCCTTGAGTATGCCAGTGGTAAATATCGTATTGTGTTGATCACTAACGGATTTAGGGTGGTGCAACGTAAGAAGTTATATACAAGTAAAATCGATCAGTTTGTTGATCATGTTGTTACTTCAGAAGAGGTTGGGTCACCGAAACCTTCTCCTAAAATATTCCAGCATGCACTCTCTTGTGCAAATACCCGTAAAGCAGATGCTATTATGATTGGAGATTCATTAGAGGCTGATGTGAAAGGTGCACTAGCTATGGGGATTCCAACGATCTATTTTACTGACGATAAATTAAGTGGATCAGAAATAAAAGAGTCGAACAACTTGCTCTCTATCACCAATGATTGGTACTGGATAAAAGAGCAACTGTAG
- a CDS encoding MgtC/SapB family protein: protein MITAQEITLTDMALRVTISMLMGLSIGIEREANRQPAGLRTHTLICVGATLIMLVSIYIPQMYHKIYDLDPTRIAAQVVTGIGFVGAGAIIKMGTNIRGLTTAATIWSTGAIGLAIGAGMYEIAWITTAIILFVLILFNIAERKLFAPSPLKKVIVESHKKEDLEKTIINHLKSKKIRIRSSNMDIRYEPYAITYDLLVHFNSRADLYHLQNSLKELDPTITHIRIFEV, encoded by the coding sequence ATGATAACAGCACAAGAGATCACACTAACAGATATGGCACTCAGAGTCACTATCTCTATGTTAATGGGACTATCTATTGGAATAGAAAGAGAGGCAAACAGGCAACCTGCAGGTCTAAGAACACATACCTTAATATGTGTAGGAGCAACTCTCATTATGCTTGTATCTATTTATATTCCACAAATGTATCATAAGATATATGACCTAGACCCAACAAGAATTGCAGCTCAAGTCGTCACGGGTATCGGTTTTGTTGGTGCAGGTGCAATTATTAAGATGGGTACAAACATTAGAGGACTAACGACTGCTGCCACCATATGGAGTACTGGTGCTATTGGTTTAGCTATTGGTGCAGGGATGTACGAAATCGCATGGATTACAACAGCCATCATTTTGTTCGTTCTTATTCTTTTTAATATTGCAGAAAGAAAACTATTTGCACCCTCTCCTCTTAAAAAGGTTATTGTAGAGTCTCATAAAAAAGAAGATCTAGAGAAGACCATTATCAACCATCTGAAGAGCAAAAAGATTAGGATTCGGTCGAGTAATATGGACATTAGATATGAACCATACGCAATTACCTATGACCTATTGGTTCACTTTAATAGCCGTGCAGATCTCTACCACCTGCAAAACTCATTAAAAGAACTAGACCCAACCATAACGCATATTCGTATATTCGAAGTTTAA